One Myxococcales bacterium genomic region harbors:
- a CDS encoding AAA family ATPase — translation MTTGLSFVGREAELEIVEARLASSRIVSLVGPPGVGKSALLAELVRARALGDRMARVVCDERHTPRSLGEALLAAVGTTGVVPQGSEDEEIAAFARLAVRGRKNVLAFDDADACLPVVVRFVSACLGASAASRCIVTSRERLRLQGESLVVIDPLGLAEETDDPDEAVQAAAVQLLVARAKAADGRFRLTRQNTRAVTALVRALEGLPLAIVSFAGRFGAVGTSELVRQAERRVGLFASREIDMASRSRSIEGAVDASWANLPEDLRKTLATLSVIEGAFGLEGALAALDCDEDPKARARVGQAIEALIERSLLRVVWLDEPRRYAMLRAVREYARERLDESGRAGEVIRAMVRRFAAMPRPRAYGDPRLTDFDPLTYEQAFASAMALGLVDEAAKLALALGTAYLRRGPYGRYVELLTGVIALGESLAPELLAELHLDRGLAHLLGGQRDSSFADFESAAHLGRAETRALARSKLGLAVGLAGRFEEARRHFEEARAIVAGRELPDVEGRIHKDAANVFSEEGTEEAHAALVAARACFVRSGNLRERAFVELLLASRLCDEGKLQAARRMADDVVDAFVKVGDERSLGWAYTIGGLVEQELGRFGVARERYAHALEVTKRVGDVQTEGLVLGYLAGLELELGEAHEAVLRGGEALHALEIAGAKHASSMVHAVVGCGYACLGHRRLAEQSFVAARASAKDDGRAARAVAVDLLAFAVFGEPPGERDAVLARSPVTEEVRFALRYLGSTERSAEEPVPSSRTVREVVMGDDGAWIRGPDGRVLELTKRPVLRRLVHALAREREKAPGKAVSASRLLKHIWPNEKILARAAMNRLYVAITRLRDEGLVDAIVRTADGYLLSPEVGFRRERGPAPPAS, via the coding sequence GTGACGACCGGGCTGTCATTCGTCGGCCGAGAAGCAGAGCTCGAGATCGTCGAGGCTCGGCTCGCCTCCTCGCGCATCGTCTCGCTCGTCGGTCCCCCCGGAGTGGGCAAATCGGCGCTCCTCGCCGAGCTCGTTCGCGCGCGTGCCCTCGGCGATCGCATGGCGCGCGTCGTATGCGACGAGCGCCACACCCCGCGTTCTCTCGGAGAGGCGCTGCTCGCCGCGGTCGGCACGACCGGCGTCGTCCCTCAAGGATCGGAGGACGAGGAGATCGCCGCGTTCGCGCGGCTCGCCGTCCGAGGCCGGAAGAACGTGCTCGCGTTCGACGACGCCGACGCTTGCCTGCCGGTCGTCGTGCGTTTCGTATCCGCGTGCCTCGGCGCGAGCGCCGCGTCGCGGTGCATCGTCACGAGCCGGGAGCGGCTCCGCCTCCAGGGAGAGTCTCTCGTCGTGATCGACCCGCTGGGCCTCGCCGAGGAGACCGACGACCCCGACGAGGCGGTTCAGGCGGCCGCCGTCCAGCTCCTGGTCGCACGCGCCAAGGCCGCGGACGGCCGGTTTCGCCTCACTCGCCAGAACACGCGCGCCGTCACCGCGCTCGTCCGTGCGCTCGAGGGTCTCCCCCTCGCGATCGTCTCCTTCGCGGGGCGGTTCGGCGCGGTGGGAACGAGCGAGCTCGTGCGGCAAGCCGAGCGCCGCGTCGGTCTCTTCGCCTCCCGGGAGATCGACATGGCCTCGCGTTCTCGCTCGATCGAGGGCGCGGTGGACGCGAGCTGGGCGAACCTCCCCGAGGACCTCCGCAAGACCCTCGCGACGCTCTCGGTGATCGAGGGCGCCTTCGGGCTCGAGGGAGCCCTGGCCGCGCTCGATTGCGACGAGGACCCGAAGGCCCGCGCGCGGGTGGGGCAGGCGATCGAAGCCCTCATCGAGCGCTCGTTGCTCCGCGTCGTCTGGCTCGACGAGCCTCGCCGCTACGCCATGCTTCGAGCCGTCCGCGAGTACGCGCGCGAGCGGCTCGACGAGAGCGGCCGAGCGGGGGAGGTGATCCGGGCGATGGTCCGCCGATTCGCCGCGATGCCTCGCCCGCGTGCGTACGGTGATCCGAGGCTTACCGACTTCGATCCGCTCACGTACGAGCAGGCGTTCGCGTCGGCCATGGCGCTCGGTCTCGTCGACGAGGCCGCGAAGCTCGCGCTCGCGCTCGGCACTGCCTATCTACGCCGAGGGCCCTACGGGAGGTACGTCGAGCTCTTGACGGGCGTGATCGCGCTTGGAGAGTCCCTCGCGCCAGAGCTCTTGGCCGAGCTCCACCTCGATCGAGGGCTCGCGCACCTCCTCGGCGGGCAACGCGACTCGTCCTTCGCCGACTTCGAGTCCGCCGCGCACCTCGGTCGGGCCGAGACACGCGCGCTCGCGCGGAGCAAGCTCGGTCTCGCCGTCGGTCTGGCCGGGCGCTTCGAGGAGGCGCGCCGTCATTTCGAAGAGGCCCGCGCGATCGTCGCGGGGCGTGAGCTCCCCGACGTCGAGGGGCGCATCCACAAAGACGCCGCCAACGTCTTCTCCGAAGAGGGCACCGAAGAAGCGCACGCTGCCCTGGTCGCGGCGCGCGCCTGCTTCGTTCGCTCGGGAAATCTCCGGGAGCGGGCGTTCGTCGAGCTCTTGCTCGCTTCGCGCCTCTGCGACGAAGGCAAGCTCCAGGCGGCCCGGCGCATGGCCGACGACGTGGTCGACGCCTTCGTGAAGGTGGGCGACGAACGGTCGCTCGGCTGGGCGTACACGATCGGTGGTTTGGTGGAGCAGGAGCTCGGGCGTTTCGGGGTCGCGCGAGAGAGGTACGCTCACGCCCTCGAGGTGACGAAGCGCGTCGGTGACGTCCAGACCGAAGGGCTCGTGCTCGGGTATCTCGCGGGTCTCGAGCTCGAGCTCGGTGAGGCTCACGAGGCCGTGCTTCGGGGCGGAGAGGCGCTGCACGCCCTCGAGATCGCCGGCGCGAAGCACGCGAGCTCGATGGTGCACGCTGTGGTCGGGTGTGGGTACGCGTGCCTCGGCCATCGCCGCCTCGCCGAGCAGTCGTTCGTCGCCGCGCGTGCGTCGGCCAAGGACGACGGTCGCGCCGCACGCGCGGTCGCAGTCGACCTCCTCGCGTTCGCGGTCTTCGGAGAGCCGCCCGGCGAGCGCGACGCGGTGCTCGCTCGCTCTCCCGTCACCGAGGAGGTTCGCTTCGCGCTGCGCTATCTCGGCTCGACCGAGCGGTCCGCCGAAGAGCCCGTCCCGTCGAGCCGGACGGTGCGCGAGGTCGTCATGGGAGACGACGGCGCATGGATTCGAGGGCCCGACGGCCGCGTGCTCGAGCTCACGAAACGCCCCGTGCTTCGGCGCCTCGTCCACGCGCTCGCCCGTGAGCGCGAAAAGGCGCCGGGGAAGGCCGTCTCGGCCTCACGCCTCCTCAAGCACATCTGGCCGAACGAGAAGATCCTCGCGCGTGCCGCGATGAACCGCCTCTACGTCGCCATCACCCGGCTGCGCGACGAGGGGCTCGTCGACGCGATCGTGCGCACCGCCGATGGGTACCTCCTGTCTCCCGAGGTCGGCTTTCGTCGCGAGCGTGGCCCGGCGCCGCCGGCCTCCTGA
- a CDS encoding AraC family transcriptional regulator has product MAGRAPLVQTRPEPHDRARGLVSSRSSGRRVRSETILPPPSLRDVVATFWIGEWDLPEEEPHETELLGDPCMHVVIEDGETRREGRVVGVWTHLWRRRLEVRGKVVGVKIRAGAAKAFFDEPASHYTDAITPLEDVFGPSTRRLEQLVRGAPDDSTAIGHMSAWLVSRRRPRDREDTSLAVALVERITNDLGITKVEHLEVASGLHRRVLERLFAEHVGAPPKHVIRRHRLQEVALRLERGEAPSLADLAAELGYTDQSHLTRDFKSVVGKSPREFGLKVHE; this is encoded by the coding sequence ATGGCGGGCCGAGCGCCGCTTGTACAAACGCGACCGGAGCCTCACGATCGCGCGCGCGGGCTCGTGTCGAGCCGATCGAGCGGGCGCCGTGTCCGCAGCGAGACCATCCTGCCGCCGCCCTCGCTCCGCGACGTCGTCGCGACCTTTTGGATCGGGGAATGGGACCTGCCCGAAGAGGAGCCGCACGAGACCGAGCTGCTCGGCGATCCGTGCATGCACGTCGTCATCGAGGACGGCGAGACGCGCAGGGAGGGTCGTGTCGTCGGGGTGTGGACGCACCTCTGGCGCCGAAGGCTCGAAGTTCGCGGAAAGGTCGTGGGGGTGAAGATCCGAGCCGGCGCGGCCAAGGCGTTCTTCGACGAGCCGGCGAGCCACTACACCGACGCCATCACCCCCCTCGAAGACGTCTTCGGGCCTTCGACGCGCCGACTCGAGCAGCTCGTGCGCGGCGCGCCCGACGATTCCACGGCGATCGGGCACATGTCGGCGTGGCTCGTCTCGAGGAGGCGCCCGCGCGACCGCGAGGACACGAGCCTCGCCGTAGCCCTCGTGGAGCGCATCACGAACGACCTCGGCATCACCAAGGTCGAGCACCTCGAGGTCGCGTCGGGGCTGCATCGTCGCGTGCTCGAGCGGCTCTTCGCCGAGCACGTCGGCGCCCCCCCGAAGCACGTCATTCGGCGGCACCGCCTCCAAGAGGTGGCGCTGCGGCTCGAGCGCGGTGAGGCGCCCTCCTTGGCCGACCTCGCGGCGGAGCTCGGCTACACCGACCAGTCGCACCTCACGCGCGACTTCAAGAGCGTCGTCGGAAAGAGCCCCCGTGAGTTCGGGCTCAAGGTGCACGAGTGA
- a CDS encoding cupin domain-containing protein: MRGITITNVSTLAAYEGPHAIPGIRFRAAREPLGVSSWGMNVLELDAGCELCPEHDHETDGQEEVYVVLSGSVVLRASGEERTLVTGDMARVAPDVRRKLVTRDRPATVLALGGTPGKPYSPSMGG, encoded by the coding sequence ATGAGAGGCATCACGATCACGAACGTTAGCACCCTCGCCGCCTACGAAGGCCCACACGCCATCCCCGGGATTCGCTTCCGCGCCGCGCGAGAGCCGCTCGGGGTGTCGTCGTGGGGGATGAACGTCCTCGAGCTCGACGCGGGCTGCGAGCTCTGCCCCGAGCACGATCACGAGACCGACGGTCAAGAAGAGGTCTACGTCGTCTTGTCGGGATCCGTCGTGCTCCGTGCCTCGGGTGAGGAGCGCACGCTCGTCACGGGCGATATGGCGCGTGTCGCGCCCGACGTGCGCCGGAAGCTCGTGACACGCGATCGGCCAGCCACGGTGCTCGCGCTGGGCGGAACCCCGGGAAAGCCGTACTCGCCGTCGATGGGAGGTTGA
- a CDS encoding glutathione S-transferase, which translates to MANVLYVGNKNYSSWSLRPWLVLTWGKIPFETQLVPLGGEGYGERRMPAVLALSPQGSLPVLHADGEILGDSLAISEWAAERSPDLWPRDAVARAHARAATCEMHAGFGAIRASLPCNIRRRAEPRALSGAVAREVARVDALFCSLRERFGAGGPYLFGPRPTIADAFYLPIATRFRTYGVALSPVASAYVEALLRDPDFLVWERDAIDEPLVMAQWDSA; encoded by the coding sequence ATGGCGAACGTCCTCTACGTCGGCAACAAGAACTACTCGTCGTGGTCGCTCCGGCCGTGGCTCGTCCTCACGTGGGGAAAGATTCCCTTCGAGACGCAGCTCGTGCCTCTCGGGGGAGAGGGATATGGGGAGCGGCGCATGCCGGCCGTGCTCGCCTTGAGCCCCCAAGGGTCGTTGCCGGTGCTCCACGCCGATGGCGAGATCCTAGGTGACTCTCTCGCGATCTCGGAGTGGGCGGCCGAGCGCTCTCCCGATTTGTGGCCCCGAGACGCGGTCGCGCGCGCGCACGCCCGAGCGGCGACGTGCGAAATGCACGCGGGGTTTGGCGCCATTCGGGCGAGCCTCCCCTGCAACATACGGCGGCGCGCGGAGCCTCGAGCCCTGTCGGGAGCGGTCGCTCGGGAGGTCGCGCGGGTCGACGCTCTCTTCTGCTCGCTCCGAGAGCGCTTCGGGGCCGGAGGTCCGTACCTCTTCGGGCCCCGGCCGACGATCGCCGACGCCTTCTACCTGCCCATCGCGACCCGCTTTCGTACGTACGGCGTCGCTCTGTCTCCGGTCGCGTCGGCCTACGTCGAGGCCTTGCTCCGAGACCCGGACTTCCTCGTGTGGGAGCGCGATGCCATCGACGAGCCGCTCGTGATGGCCCAGTGGGACTCGGCCTAG
- a CDS encoding ribonuclease H-like domain-containing protein codes for MSPDPERADEWVWGWDPTPGIVSVWAEPDGRAYVWRRVNGALVRDDERYRPWILLPSLADLSHLGRDLRPHRRGAEGITYTELRGAGALRFVVSAGDARTLSNAVLRGCERRLGRSLRHLRQLGDDEVCVLPPEEQYLVATGRTYFRDLAPGAVRRLQLDIETTGLDASRDRVFLVALRSPEGVTTVLEARGAAPADEADLIGRVVALVHREDPDVIENHNLHGFDLPFLARRARAHGVSLDLGRFSGFGLRERPARRGFSVGDGDGPRRRYTVPGRELFDTMDAVRSIDFATRELPSHGLKAVARHLGVAAPDREHVRGHRIYEEYLRDPARVRRYATHDVEEVAAVSRLLGGAAFALARMAPRRYERLADAGPATGVLDPMLLRAYLRSKRALPERSRGDGTPHKGAALHLFSSGVARRIVKADVASLYPSLMRAHGIGPSCDELGALLAIVDRLVVLRLSAKKQGREAPRGSPERYEHEATSAAMKLVVNSAYGYLAAVGLVRFSDVHAANEVTRRGRETLALMCRELERREVVLLEADTDGVYFSVPESFTEADERRVVAEVAALLPDLVKLELDGRYAAMLSHEPKNYALLGYDGALTLRGVAFRSSRAEPFGEAFLRRALACLLSFDVRGTREAYVATALALRHREIPTRDVAMLVRLTKTPAEYASSRRARRELAYEALLAAGRTEWTPGERVHVYRDRRGRPRLAPEADEDELPLDSDPRDYDVDHYLRVLRGSFVARLERAFSPEDFSAVFDDPEQPTLFTRALSAIVPVLERADPAGFDEYSNMK; via the coding sequence GTGAGCCCCGACCCGGAGAGAGCCGACGAGTGGGTCTGGGGTTGGGATCCGACTCCGGGGATCGTGTCGGTGTGGGCCGAGCCCGACGGCCGCGCGTACGTCTGGCGCAGGGTGAACGGCGCGCTCGTCCGGGACGACGAGCGCTACCGCCCGTGGATCCTCTTGCCCTCGCTCGCCGACCTCTCGCACCTCGGGCGAGATCTCCGCCCGCACCGCCGTGGGGCCGAGGGGATCACCTACACGGAGCTTCGTGGGGCGGGCGCCCTGCGCTTCGTCGTGAGCGCCGGGGACGCGCGGACGCTTTCGAATGCCGTGCTGCGCGGGTGCGAGCGTCGCCTCGGGCGATCCCTCCGTCACCTGCGCCAGCTCGGCGACGACGAGGTCTGCGTGCTGCCACCCGAGGAGCAGTACCTCGTCGCGACGGGGCGCACGTACTTCCGCGACCTCGCACCCGGAGCCGTGCGGCGACTCCAGCTCGACATCGAGACGACCGGGCTCGACGCCTCGCGCGACCGCGTGTTTCTCGTCGCCCTGCGCTCTCCCGAGGGCGTGACCACGGTGCTCGAGGCCCGGGGCGCGGCGCCTGCCGACGAGGCCGACCTCATCGGCCGTGTGGTGGCTCTCGTGCACCGCGAGGACCCCGACGTGATCGAGAACCACAACCTCCACGGGTTCGATCTGCCCTTCCTCGCCCGCCGGGCAAGGGCGCACGGTGTGTCGCTCGATCTAGGGAGATTCTCGGGCTTCGGGCTCCGAGAGCGCCCCGCACGTCGGGGCTTCTCCGTGGGAGACGGCGATGGGCCGCGCCGCAGGTACACCGTGCCGGGGCGCGAGCTCTTCGACACCATGGACGCCGTCCGGAGCATCGACTTCGCCACGAGGGAGCTCCCGAGCCATGGGCTCAAGGCCGTCGCGAGGCACCTCGGCGTCGCCGCCCCCGATCGCGAGCACGTCCGCGGTCACCGCATCTACGAGGAGTACCTCCGCGACCCGGCGCGTGTGCGCCGCTACGCCACGCACGACGTCGAAGAGGTGGCCGCGGTGTCGCGTCTGCTCGGGGGCGCCGCGTTCGCCCTCGCGCGTATGGCCCCACGACGCTACGAGCGGCTCGCCGACGCGGGGCCGGCCACGGGCGTGCTCGACCCGATGCTCCTCCGCGCGTACCTGAGGTCGAAGCGGGCCCTCCCGGAGCGTTCGCGCGGCGACGGGACACCGCACAAGGGCGCCGCGCTGCACCTCTTCTCCTCCGGAGTGGCGCGCCGGATCGTCAAGGCCGACGTCGCGAGCCTCTACCCGTCGCTCATGCGGGCGCACGGCATCGGCCCCTCGTGCGACGAGCTCGGCGCGCTCCTCGCTATCGTCGATAGGCTCGTGGTCTTGCGGCTCTCCGCGAAAAAACAGGGCCGCGAGGCCCCTCGAGGGTCGCCCGAGCGCTACGAGCACGAGGCCACGTCGGCCGCCATGAAGCTCGTCGTCAACTCGGCCTACGGGTACCTCGCCGCGGTCGGGCTCGTGCGCTTCTCGGACGTGCACGCGGCCAACGAGGTCACCCGGCGCGGACGCGAGACCCTCGCCCTCATGTGCCGTGAGCTCGAGAGGCGCGAGGTGGTGTTGCTCGAGGCCGACACCGACGGCGTTTACTTCTCCGTCCCCGAGTCGTTCACCGAGGCCGACGAGCGCCGCGTCGTCGCCGAGGTCGCCGCGCTCCTCCCCGATCTCGTGAAGCTCGAGCTCGACGGTCGTTATGCCGCCATGCTCTCCCACGAGCCGAAAAACTATGCGCTCCTCGGCTACGACGGTGCCCTCACGCTCCGCGGTGTGGCCTTCCGGTCGAGCCGCGCGGAGCCCTTCGGTGAGGCCTTCCTGCGGCGCGCGCTCGCGTGTCTGCTCTCGTTCGACGTAAGGGGGACCCGAGAGGCCTACGTGGCGACGGCGCTCGCCCTGCGGCACCGAGAGATCCCTACCCGGGACGTGGCGATGCTCGTCCGCCTCACGAAGACGCCGGCCGAGTACGCTTCGTCTCGCCGGGCGCGTCGCGAGCTCGCGTACGAGGCGCTCCTCGCGGCGGGGCGCACCGAGTGGACCCCGGGCGAACGTGTGCACGTCTATCGTGACCGTAGGGGGCGCCCGCGCCTCGCGCCCGAGGCCGACGAAGACGAGCTCCCCCTGGACTCCGACCCACGCGACTACGACGTCGACCACTACCTCCGTGTCTTGCGAGGCTCCTTCGTGGCGCGCCTCGAGCGGGCCTTCTCTCCGGAAGACTTCTCCGCCGTGTTCGACGATCCCGAGCAACCGACGCTCTTCACGCGCGCGCTCTCCGCCATCGTGCCCGTGCTCGAACGTGCCGACCCGGCGGGGTTCGACGAGTACTCCAACATGAAGTAA
- the sthA gene encoding Si-specific NAD(P)(+) transhydrogenase encodes MSAPAEPDSCSTHYDLVVLGSGPGGEGAAMQAAKAGLRVAVVERHHDVGGGCTHWGTIPSKALRHSIRTVADLRANPLLSQVSAAVSVDLPTLLRSADSVVRAQVQLRRGFYERNEVKVVRGLARIVDASTIEVEGPQGGKNRMTARGIILAPGSRPYHPPDVDLSHPRVRDSDTILRLDWNPHSIVIYGAGVVGCEYASMFRTLGMKVTLVNTRDKLLSFLDDEIVDALAYHLRDQGTILRHMEEYERVETRDDCVILHLKSGKSIKADLLLWANGRTGNTQDIGLEALGLTPDSRGQLKVNERFQTTVPTIYAVGDVIGPPALASAAYDQGRAAATHFIEGESSPIFAHEVPTGIYTTPEISSLGPTERELTQKRVPYEVGHALFRSLARAQIVGQPVGMLKVLFHRETKKVLAIHCFGYQAAEIVHIGQAIMSQPDPHNSIEYFVSQTFNYPTMAEAYRVAALNGLNRCV; translated from the coding sequence ATGAGCGCGCCGGCCGAACCCGATTCTTGCTCGACCCATTACGACCTCGTGGTGCTCGGCTCCGGCCCGGGCGGTGAGGGCGCAGCGATGCAAGCGGCCAAAGCGGGGCTCAGGGTCGCGGTCGTCGAGCGACACCACGACGTGGGCGGGGGTTGCACGCACTGGGGCACGATTCCCTCGAAGGCGCTCCGCCACTCGATCCGTACGGTGGCCGACCTCCGCGCGAACCCGCTGCTCTCGCAGGTGTCCGCGGCCGTCTCGGTCGATCTGCCCACGCTGCTCCGCTCGGCCGACTCGGTCGTGCGCGCCCAAGTGCAGCTCCGGCGCGGCTTCTACGAGCGCAACGAGGTCAAGGTCGTGAGGGGGCTCGCGCGCATCGTCGACGCGAGCACCATCGAGGTCGAAGGGCCACAAGGCGGCAAGAACCGCATGACCGCGCGAGGCATCATCCTCGCCCCGGGCTCGCGCCCTTACCACCCGCCCGACGTGGATCTCTCGCACCCGCGCGTGCGCGACAGCGACACCATCTTGCGGCTCGATTGGAACCCGCACTCGATCGTGATCTACGGCGCCGGCGTCGTCGGGTGCGAGTACGCGTCGATGTTCCGAACGCTCGGAATGAAGGTCACGCTCGTGAACACGCGCGACAAGCTGCTCTCGTTCTTGGACGACGAGATCGTCGACGCCCTCGCGTACCACCTGCGCGATCAGGGCACGATCTTGCGCCACATGGAGGAGTACGAGCGCGTAGAGACCCGCGACGATTGCGTGATTTTGCACCTGAAGAGCGGAAAATCGATCAAGGCCGATCTCCTCTTGTGGGCGAACGGGCGAACGGGCAACACGCAAGACATCGGCCTCGAGGCGCTCGGGCTCACACCCGATAGCCGCGGTCAGCTCAAGGTGAACGAGCGCTTCCAGACGACGGTGCCCACCATCTACGCCGTCGGCGACGTGATAGGCCCACCCGCGCTCGCGAGCGCCGCGTACGACCAGGGTCGCGCGGCGGCCACGCACTTCATCGAAGGAGAGTCGAGCCCCATCTTCGCGCACGAGGTGCCGACGGGGATCTACACGACCCCGGAGATAAGCTCACTCGGGCCCACGGAGCGCGAGCTCACGCAGAAGCGCGTTCCGTACGAGGTCGGTCACGCCCTCTTCCGCAGCCTCGCGCGCGCGCAGATCGTGGGGCAGCCGGTGGGGATGCTCAAGGTGCTCTTCCACCGTGAGACGAAGAAGGTGCTGGCCATCCACTGCTTCGGCTACCAGGCCGCCGAGATCGTGCACATCGGGCAGGCCATCATGTCGCAGCCCGATCCGCACAACAGCATCGAGTACTTCGTTTCGCAGACGTTCAACTACCCGACGATGGCCGAGGCCTACCGCGTCGCGGCGTTGAACGGGCTGAACCGTTGCGTCTAA
- a CDS encoding RtcB family protein, which translates to MALPGYVRPSSDATFFHVDNPLGVDVRLFANSRVPFEEDAFHQLFDFLDVVRAIDEVRAHDRTSPHPFFGDAPAGVDRVVLTPDFHKGALVPVGTVVRARSFVVPKAIGNDVCCGMRLLVTDLPAEAIFPHLPAIEARLRAIFFGGERDIPMSPRQREALLRGGLPALLDVGEDNASRGIWRRIDLAAARDDVARVHHEGHFPTRRLFGFEGLVRSSGAVDGRDPQIGCVGGGNHFVELQRVDALLDGYASRAWGLTKGALAIMVHSGSVGLGHAVGGHFMERAREVFPQAVRSPRGGFFPLPTHGPRAEEGLFYLDGMGNAANFAFANRLFLGEMALRAIAEATGRNVSGRLVYDAPHNVVFREGDVMLHRKGATPSEGPEAPDWIGRPVIIPGSMGAASYLLAGTGNGAALESACHGAGRAISRGRAAHAPSRSFGDALGKLRVVGPIDPRSPMLARRRDVLAKYEKRLMEEAPYAYKDVEPVVDSVEDANVARKVARLWPLVTVKG; encoded by the coding sequence ATGGCCCTCCCTGGCTACGTGCGTCCGAGCTCGGACGCTACGTTCTTCCACGTCGACAACCCCCTTGGGGTCGACGTTCGTCTCTTCGCGAATTCCCGCGTCCCCTTCGAGGAAGACGCCTTTCACCAGCTCTTCGATTTCCTCGACGTCGTCCGCGCCATCGACGAGGTGCGCGCCCACGACCGCACCTCTCCCCATCCCTTCTTCGGCGACGCTCCCGCGGGCGTCGATCGCGTCGTCCTCACGCCCGACTTCCACAAAGGCGCGCTCGTCCCTGTGGGCACGGTCGTGCGCGCGAGGTCGTTCGTCGTCCCGAAGGCCATCGGGAACGACGTGTGCTGCGGCATGCGCCTCCTCGTGACCGATTTGCCGGCCGAGGCCATTTTTCCGCACCTCCCGGCGATCGAAGCGCGCCTCCGCGCCATCTTCTTCGGAGGTGAGCGCGACATCCCGATGTCTCCCCGCCAGCGCGAGGCGCTCCTCCGCGGCGGCCTCCCCGCGCTCCTCGACGTGGGCGAGGACAACGCGTCGCGCGGCATCTGGCGGCGCATCGATCTCGCCGCGGCGCGAGACGACGTCGCGCGCGTGCACCATGAAGGACATTTCCCCACGCGCAGGCTCTTCGGCTTCGAGGGGCTCGTGCGCTCTTCGGGGGCCGTCGATGGGCGAGATCCGCAGATCGGCTGCGTCGGCGGGGGCAACCATTTCGTCGAGCTCCAGCGGGTCGACGCGCTCCTCGACGGTTACGCGTCGCGGGCGTGGGGCCTCACGAAGGGGGCGCTCGCCATCATGGTCCACTCGGGCTCCGTCGGGCTCGGGCACGCCGTGGGCGGGCATTTCATGGAGCGCGCGCGGGAGGTGTTCCCGCAGGCCGTCCGTTCGCCGCGGGGCGGTTTTTTCCCGCTCCCCACGCACGGTCCGCGCGCCGAGGAGGGGCTCTTCTACCTCGACGGCATGGGCAACGCCGCCAACTTCGCGTTCGCGAACCGCCTCTTCCTCGGGGAGATGGCGCTCCGGGCCATCGCCGAGGCGACCGGCCGCAACGTGAGCGGGCGTCTCGTCTACGACGCGCCTCACAACGTGGTCTTCCGCGAAGGCGACGTCATGCTCCACCGCAAAGGTGCGACGCCCTCCGAAGGCCCGGAGGCGCCGGACTGGATCGGTCGCCCCGTGATCATCCCGGGCTCGATGGGGGCGGCGAGCTACCTGCTCGCGGGGACGGGGAACGGCGCGGCACTCGAGAGCGCCTGCCACGGCGCGGGGCGCGCGATCTCGCGTGGGCGAGCGGCGCATGCCCCGTCCCGTAGCTTCGGCGATGCGCTCGGGAAGCTCCGGGTTGTCGGGCCCATCGACCCACGATCTCCCATGCTGGCGCGCCGGCGCGACGTCCTCGCGAAATACGAGAAGCGCCTGATGGAAGAGGCCCCCTACGCCTACAAGGACGTCGAGCCCGTGGTCGACTCGGTCGAGGACGCGAACGTCGCGCGCAAGGTCGCGCGCCTTTGGCCCCTCGTCACGGTGAAAGGATGA
- a CDS encoding helix-turn-helix transcriptional regulator — MEATRSRRGDDHRSNCAVEAALGVIGGRWKGVVLYWLLKGGKHRFGELRRRIPSCTERMLTVQLRELEEDGLVSRTVFAEVPPRVEYELTAFGRSLEPVLLGLREWGERYKRRLV; from the coding sequence AAGCCACCCGATCGCGACGGGGGGACGACCATCGATCGAACTGCGCGGTCGAGGCCGCGCTCGGGGTCATCGGCGGGCGGTGGAAGGGCGTCGTGCTCTATTGGCTCCTCAAGGGAGGCAAACACAGGTTCGGCGAGCTCCGGCGGCGGATCCCGAGCTGCACCGAGCGCATGCTCACCGTGCAGCTCCGCGAGCTCGAGGAGGACGGCCTCGTGTCGCGCACGGTGTTCGCCGAGGTGCCGCCGCGCGTGGAGTACGAGCTCACCGCGTTCGGGCGCTCGCTCGAGCCCGTGCTGCTCGGTCTGCGCGAGTGGGGCGAGCGGTACAAACGGAGGCTCGTGTGA